In Corynebacterium frankenforstense DSM 45800, the DNA window GCGGTGCCGCCCGCCGACGTCTCCGCCGTCGACGGTTACGTCGCCCGCGTGCGCGACCTCGCCGTCGGCACGCGCCTCCCCGTCGCCGGGGACATCCCCGCCGGCCACCCGCCCGTCGTCATCCCACCCGGCGCCGCCGTGCGCATCATGACCGGCGCGGTGGTGCCCGCCTGCGACGACGACGTCGCCGTGGTCCCCGTCGAGGACACCGACGCCCCGCGCGTGGCGCTGCCCGCCCACGTCACCGTCACCGCGCTGAACGCAGGCCGCACGAACATCCGGCACGCCGGCGAGCACCTGCGCGCGGGTGACGTCGCCGTGCCCGCGGGGCTGCCGCTCGACGCCGGGACGCTCGCCACGCTCGTCTCCTGCGGGGTCGAGTCCGTCACCGCCCGGCCGGTGCCGCGGGTGTGCGTGGTGACCACCGGCGACGAGACCGCGCCCGACGCCCGCCCCGAGCCGTGGCGCATCCCCGACTCCAACGGGCCGATGCTCACCCGCCTGATCACCGACTTCGGCGCCGAGGTCAGCGCCGCGCACTGCCGCGACGACACCGCCACGCTCGCCGCGGTCCTCGATCAGGCGGCCGCCGGCTGCGACCTGATCGTCACCGCCGGCGGCATCTCGGCCGGGGCCTTCGACGTGGTCAAGGAGCTGGGGCGCGCCGCCACCGCAGACGGGCGCGCGCGGATGGACTTCCACCCGCTGGCCATGCACCCCGGAAAGCCGCAGGGCGCCGGGCTCTGGGGCGACACGCCGGTGGTCTGCCTGCCCGGCAACCCCGTGGCCGCGTGGACCTCGGCCGTGCTCTTCGTCGCCCCCGCCGTGCGCCGCCTCGCGGGGATGCCCGCCGTGGGTTCGCTCGAGGAGCTGCCCCGGTGCGCGCTCCCCCTCGACGGGGAGCTCGCACCGCGTCACGGGGGTGTCTCCGCGGCTCCGGTGCGCCTCGACTGGGCCGCGGGTGTGGCCCGGATGTCGGCGGCCCGCGGCTCCCACATGGTCGGCGCGCTCGCGGGGGCCGACGGCCTCGCGGTCGCGCGCCCGGACGCGGCCACCGTCGTGCTGCGCGCCCGCTAGACTCGGTGCCCATGACCAGTTCCGAACCTCGCGAACCCCAGTTGACCCACATCGACTCCCGGGGGCAGGCCCGCATGGTGGACGTCACCGCCAAGACGCCGACCGTGCGCTCGGCCACCGCCCGGGGCGAGGTCGCCTGCTCACCCGACATCCTCGCCGCGCTGCGCGACGGCACGGTGCCCAAGGGCGACGTGCTCGCCACCGCCCGCATCGCGGGGATCTCGGCGGCGAAGAAGGTCCCGGACCTGCTGCCGCTGGCGCACGTGATCGGGGTGCACGGCTGCGTGGTCGACCTCTCGATCGAGGACGACCACGTCGCGGTGTCCGCCACCGTGCGCACCGCGGACCGCACCGGGGTCGAAATGGAGGCGCTGACGAGCGTGACCGTCGCCTGTCTGGCCGTGATCGACATGGTCAAGGGCGTCGACCGCTCCGCCTACATCCGCACCTGCGCGATCGTGGCAAAATCAGGGGGCAGGTCGGGCGACTGGTCGCGTCCGATGCCAGGCCGAACGGAGGAGTCTTAAATGTCCAGCATCCACGCCATCGTCCTCGCCGGTGGGCAGGGCAAGCGCATGGGCAACGTCGACAAGGCGCTCGTGCGCGTCGGCGGCGTGCGCCTGATCGACGCGGTCCTGCGTCAGCTGCCCGGGCCGGAGATCGTCACGGTGGTCTCGCCGAGCGAGATCCTCGATCTGCCCGAGGGCATCCGCCAGGTCAGTGAGAAGCCCGCGGGCGGTGGCCCCGTCGCCGGCATCGCCGCGGCCTTCGACGCCACCTGCCGCTACACCATGGTGCTCACCGTCGACGCCCCGCACGCGCCGGCGCTGATCGCCCCGCTCTACCGCACCCTCGAGCGCGCCAAGGACGCCGACGTCGCCGTCGTCGAGTCGGACGACGGCCAGCTGCAGCACCTCTGCCAGCTGTGGCGCACCCCGGCGCTGCGCAAGGCGCTCGACGGTGTGGCCGCCACGCACGGCGGCGCGCGCGACGTCGCCGCCCGCGAGCTCATCGCGGACGTCGAGATGATCAAGATGCCGGGCACCGGCGAGGAGAAGGACTACGACACCGTCGAGGAGCTCTCCGCCCTCGGCGAGGTCCAGGTGCCCGAGCAGGACTACTGACGGTTCCATGGTCGGCGGCTCGGGCGTCAGCTCCACGGTCGGCGGCT includes these proteins:
- the mobA gene encoding molybdenum cofactor guanylyltransferase produces the protein MSSIHAIVLAGGQGKRMGNVDKALVRVGGVRLIDAVLRQLPGPEIVTVVSPSEILDLPEGIRQVSEKPAGGGPVAGIAAAFDATCRYTMVLTVDAPHAPALIAPLYRTLERAKDADVAVVESDDGQLQHLCQLWRTPALRKALDGVAATHGGARDVAARELIADVEMIKMPGTGEEKDYDTVEELSALGEVQVPEQDY
- a CDS encoding molybdopterin molybdotransferase MoeA, which gives rise to MPTQPHRRDVVNHLRAVQELVSPLPGRTVAVAGADSRRVIADAARALRAVPPADVSAVDGYVARVRDLAVGTRLPVAGDIPAGHPPVVIPPGAAVRIMTGAVVPACDDDVAVVPVEDTDAPRVALPAHVTVTALNAGRTNIRHAGEHLRAGDVAVPAGLPLDAGTLATLVSCGVESVTARPVPRVCVVTTGDETAPDARPEPWRIPDSNGPMLTRLITDFGAEVSAAHCRDDTATLAAVLDQAAAGCDLIVTAGGISAGAFDVVKELGRAATADGRARMDFHPLAMHPGKPQGAGLWGDTPVVCLPGNPVAAWTSAVLFVAPAVRRLAGMPAVGSLEELPRCALPLDGELAPRHGGVSAAPVRLDWAAGVARMSAARGSHMVGALAGADGLAVARPDAATVVLRAR
- the moaC gene encoding cyclic pyranopterin monophosphate synthase MoaC, translating into MTSSEPREPQLTHIDSRGQARMVDVTAKTPTVRSATARGEVACSPDILAALRDGTVPKGDVLATARIAGISAAKKVPDLLPLAHVIGVHGCVVDLSIEDDHVAVSATVRTADRTGVEMEALTSVTVACLAVIDMVKGVDRSAYIRTCAIVAKSGGRSGDWSRPMPGRTEES